From Candoia aspera isolate rCanAsp1 chromosome 4, rCanAsp1.hap2, whole genome shotgun sequence, a single genomic window includes:
- the LOC134497457 gene encoding olfactory receptor 6C74-like gives MKKNETRISEFILLGFTEVRRLQLLFFSILFVSYILTIMGNAVLIILANIDYRLRTPMYFFLWNFSILEIEFTTAVTPQTLSHLLMGNKNIPYVGCMMQSFMYFHPGTTELFLLAVMSYDRYLAICSPLRYPSIMSKHLCTSLVVGCWVGSFLLIISPFVVFLQFPMCDSNILDHFFCDITPLIQLLCGDTRILEFWVFVTAVLSLLGTLTISVVSYINIIKTVLRIPSATGRKKAFSTCASHFIVVSITYGSCIFLYINPGQDSKRELAKIVAILNTIVSPLLNPFIYSLRNKQVQDALKDLVRQLVAIAKGPGKS, from the coding sequence ATGAAAAAGAACGAAACGAGAATCAGTGAGTTCATACTTCTTGGCTTCACGGAAGTTCGGAGACTGCAGCTCCTGTTCTTCTCCATCCTTTTTGTTTCCTACATATTGACAATTATGGGAAATGCTGTGCTTATCATCCTGGCTAATATAGACTACCGACTACGCACCCCAatgtatttcttcctctggaatttTTCTATTTTGGAAATTGAATTTACCACTGCTGTCACTCCCCAAACCTTGTCACATTTACTGATGGGCAATAAAAACATTCCCTATGTTGGCTGTATGATGCAATCTTTCATGTATTTTCATCCGGGCACCACAGAGTTGTTCCTCTTAGCCGTCATGTCCTATGATCGATACCTAGCCATCTGTAGCCCCTTACGCTACCCATCCATCATGAGCAAGCATTTATGCACATCCCTGGTCGTTGGTTGTTGGGTTGGAAGCTTTCTCCTCATCATTAGTCCATTTGTGGTCTTCCTACAGTTCCCCATGTGTGACTCAAACATCCTGGACCATTTCTTCTGTGACATCACACCGTTGATCCAACTGCTATGTGGGGACACCAGAATTCTTGAATTTTGGGTGTTTGTCACTGCTGTTCTTTCACTGTTGGGGACTTTGACCATTTCAGTGGTTTCCTATATCAACATCATCAAGACGGTCTTGAGGATCCCTTCTGCTACAGGGAGAAAGAAAGCTTTTTCCACTTGTGCCTCTCACTTCATTGTTGTCTCCATCACCTACGGGAGCTGCATCTTCCTTTATATCAACCCAGGCCAGGACAGCAAAAGGGAGTTGGCCAAAATAGTGGCCATTCTGAACACGATTGTTTCCCCTTTGCTCAATCCTTTCATTTACAGCTTGAGAAATAAACAAGTCCAGGATGCCTTGAAAGATCTAGTGAGACAGCTTGTAGCCATCGCTAAAGGTCCAGGGAAAAGCTGA
- the LOC134497458 gene encoding olfactory receptor 6C3-like encodes MKKNETRISEFILLGFTDVRRLQLLFFSILLVSYFLTIMGNAVVIILANIDYRLHTPMYFFLWNFSILEIGFTTVVTPQTLSHLLMGNKTMPYVGCMIQFFLYLHLGTTEFFLLAVMSCDRYLAICNPLRYPSIMSKSLCTSLVLGCWVGGFLSIIGPCLLLLQFPMCDSNILDHFFCDITPLMNLLCGDIRILESFVFVTAVLSLLGTLTISVVSYINIIKRVLRIPSAAGRKKAFSTCASHFIVISITYGSCIFLYINPGQDSKVEFAKIVAILNTIVSPLLNPFIYSLRNKQVREALKDLILRQLVAIAKGPGKS; translated from the coding sequence ATGAAAAAGAACGAAACGAGAATCAGTGAGTTCATACTTCTTGGCTTCACGGATGTTCGGAGACTGCAGCTCCTGTTCTTCTCCATCCTTTTGGTTTCCTACTTTTTGACAATTATGGGAAATGCTGTGGTTATCATCCTGGCTAATATAGACTACCGGCTACACACCCCAatgtatttcttcctctggaatttCTCCATCTTGGAAATAGGTTTCACCACGGTTGTCACTCCCCAAACATTATCACATTTACTGATGGGCAATAAAACTATGCCCTATGTTGGTTGCATGATACAATTCTTCTTGTATCTCCATCTGGGCACCACAGAGTTCTTCCTCTTAGCTGTAATGTCCTGTGATCGATATCTAGCCATCTGTAACCCCTTACGCTACCCATCCATCATGAGCAAGAGTTTATGCACCTCCCTTGTTCTTGGCTGTTGGGTTGGAGGTTTTCTCTCTATTATTGGTCCATGTCTGCTCTTATTACAGTTTCCAATGTGTGACTCAAACATCCTGGATCATTTTTTCTGTGACATCACACCACTGATGAACCTCCTGTGTGGGGACATCAGAATTCTGGAAAGTTTTGTATTCGTCACTGCTGTTCTTTCATTGCTGGGGACTTTGACCATTTCAGTGGTTTCCTATATCAACATCATCAAGAGGGTCTTGAGGATCCCCTCTGCTGCAGGGAGAAAGAAAGCATTTTCCACTTGTGCCTCTCACTTCATTGTTATCTCCATCACCTACGGGAGCTGCATCTTCCTTTATATCAACCCAGGCCAGGACAGCAAAGTGGAGTTTGCCAAAATTGTGGCCATTCTGAACACGATTGTTTCCCCTTTGCTCAATCCTTTCATCTACAGCTTGAGAAATAAACAGGTGCGGGAAGCCTTGAAAGATCTAATATTGAGACAGCTTGTAGCCATTGCTAAAGGTCCAGGGAAAAGCTGA
- the LOC134497091 gene encoding olfactory receptor 6E1-like, which translates to MKNNETRISEFILLGFTDVRKLQLLLFAILFFSYSLTIMGNAVIIILTNIDHRLHTPMYFFLWNFSILEIGFTTVVSPQTLSHLLMGNKNISYVGCITQSFLYFYLGTTEFFLLAVMSYDRYLAICNPLRYPSIMSKSLCTSFVLCCWIASFLLIIGPCLLLLQLPMCDSNILDHFFCDNIPLMNLLCGDTGLLELVGFVTASFSLLGTLTISVASYINIIKTILRIPSAAGRKKAFSTCASHFIVVSITYGSCIFLYVSPAQESKVELAKIVAILNMIVSPLLNPFIYSLRNKQVQEALKDLILRQFAAIAKSSGKI; encoded by the coding sequence atgaaaaacaatgaaacaagAATCAGTGAGTTCATACTTCTTGGCTTCACAGACGTTCGGAAACTACAGCTCCTGCTCTTTgccatccttttcttttcctactcATTGACAATTATGGGAAATGCTGTGATTATTATCCTGACTAACATAGACCACCGGCTACACACCCCGatgtatttcttcctctggaatttCTCCATCTTGGAAATTGGTTTCACCACCGTTGTCTCCCCCCAAACCTTGTCACATCTTTTGATGggcaataaaaatatttcctatGTTGGTTGCATAACACAATCTTTCTTGTACTTCTATCTGGGCACCACAGAGTTCTTCCTCTTAGCCGTCATGTCCTATGATCGATACCTGGCCATCTGTAACCCCTTACGCTACCCATCCATCATGAGCAAGAGTTTGTGTACCTCCTTTGTTCTCTGTTGTTGGATTGCAAGCTTTCTCCTCATCATTGGCCCATGTCTGCTCTTATTACAGCTTCCAATGTGTGATTCAAACATCCTGGACCATTTCTTTTGTGACAACATCCCTCTGATGAACCTCCTGTGTGGGGACACTGGACTTCTTGAACTTGTGGGGTTTGTCACTGCTTCTTTTTCATTGCTGGGGACTTTGACCATTTCAGTGGCTTCCTATATCAACATCATTAAAACTATCTTGAGGATCCCCTCTGCTGCAGGGAGAAAGAAAGCATTTTCCACTTGTGCCTCTCACTTCATTGTTGTCTCCATCACCTACGGGAGCTGCATCTTCCTTTACGTCAGCCCAGCCCAGGAGAGCAAGGTGGAGTTGGCCAAAATAGTGGCCATTCTGAACATGATTGTTTCCCCTTTGCTCAATCCTTTCATTTACAGCTTGAGAAATAAACAGGTTCAGGAAGCCTTGAAAGATCTAATATTGAGACAGTTTGCAGCCATTGCTAAGTCTTCAGGAAAAATCTGA